The proteins below come from a single Limosilactobacillus reuteri genomic window:
- a CDS encoding phosphatidate cytidylyltransferase, translating into MKTRITTAVIALAIFIPLIIYGHWPLTIAAVALGMVAMSEVLVMKKMFVISFEALISYLGVALLILPDSWLDFLPSVATRWFGFYILVVLLLLHTVIRKQRFTFDDAGVLTLAMLYIGMGFRYFIAARAINFQTLLYGMLIVWITDSGAYLIGRKIGKNKLAPKISPNKTWEGSIGGTLAAVIILAIYCYFIPVGAGWVTMIFVTLILSIFGQFGDLIESSLKRYYGVKDSGKILPGHGGILDRFDSMLIVMPMLHLLGII; encoded by the coding sequence TTGAAAACAAGAATAACGACCGCGGTAATTGCACTTGCAATCTTTATACCGCTTATTATATATGGTCATTGGCCATTAACAATTGCAGCCGTTGCCTTAGGAATGGTTGCAATGTCAGAAGTATTGGTAATGAAAAAAATGTTTGTAATTTCGTTTGAAGCTTTGATCAGTTATCTGGGGGTTGCATTATTAATACTGCCGGATAGTTGGCTTGACTTCTTGCCTAGTGTTGCAACTCGATGGTTCGGATTCTATATTTTAGTTGTTTTACTTCTATTACATACGGTTATTCGAAAACAACGCTTTACTTTCGATGATGCTGGGGTTTTAACATTAGCAATGCTCTATATTGGAATGGGATTTCGCTATTTTATTGCTGCTCGTGCAATCAATTTTCAAACGCTATTATATGGAATGTTAATCGTTTGGATTACAGATAGTGGAGCATATTTAATTGGCCGAAAAATTGGTAAAAATAAACTCGCTCCTAAGATTAGTCCTAATAAAACTTGGGAAGGTTCAATTGGTGGTACATTAGCTGCTGTTATTATTTTGGCTATTTATTGCTACTTTATCCCTGTTGGTGCAGGTTGGGTAACAATGATATTCGTTACTTTGATTCTTTCAATCTTCGGTCAATTTGGTGACTTAATCGAATCATCATTAAAACGCTACTATGGTGTAAAGGATTCGGGAAAAATTCTTCCAGGCCATGGCGGAATTTTAGATCGGTTTGATAGTATGCTAATTGTTATGCCAATGCTTCATTTATTAGGGATCATTTAA
- a CDS encoding proline--tRNA ligase has product MKQSKVLIPTKKEAPSDAEALSHKMMIRAGYIYQVSAGVWSYLPLAYRVIRKVENIIRDEMDKAGAVEMLMPGLLPADLWKESGRYESYGDNLFKLKDRRDRDFILGPTHEETFTEVLRDSIKSYKKLPLVVYQLQDKFRDEDRPRYGILRGKEFEMLDGYSFSADQEGLDEAYNNQAKAYRNIFDRIGLNYKVILADSGTMGGKNSQEFSAPAEVGEDIIAYTDGDYAANIEKAESKFTGVQQTAAPAPIEKKATPGAHTVDEAAESLDLDPNQVIKSMLYIAKMSEDEYQPVLVLMRGDDEVNEAKVTNALDCEELELATEEDAEKYLNAHPGSLGPVGVGEEVKILADNYVKVLVNMACGANEDGYHYINANIDRDFRVDQFGDFRNVKEGEIAPDGKPLKFTPGIEIGHIFKLGTHYSSKLGAQVLDSNGRLTDVIMGSYGIGVTRLLSAVAEQNADENGLVWPNSIAPFDVHVIPVNAKKEDQMAMADKIDQQLTEAGYEVLVDDRKERAGVKFADSDLIGIPIRVTVGKKAQDGIVEIKIRKTGETVEVKQEELVNTVGILLKQLNEEKNK; this is encoded by the coding sequence ATGAAACAGTCAAAGGTATTAATTCCAACAAAAAAAGAGGCCCCAAGTGATGCAGAAGCCTTAAGTCATAAGATGATGATTCGTGCCGGCTACATTTACCAAGTATCTGCAGGGGTATGGTCATATTTACCATTAGCTTACCGGGTTATTCGAAAAGTAGAAAATATTATTCGTGATGAAATGGATAAGGCCGGAGCGGTTGAAATGCTTATGCCGGGACTTCTTCCAGCTGATTTGTGGAAGGAATCTGGTCGTTACGAAAGCTATGGTGATAATCTTTTTAAACTTAAAGATCGTCGTGACCGTGACTTTATTTTGGGCCCAACTCATGAAGAAACCTTTACTGAAGTATTGCGTGATAGTATTAAGTCGTACAAGAAGCTGCCATTAGTAGTTTATCAATTACAAGATAAGTTTCGTGATGAAGATCGTCCTCGTTATGGAATTCTTCGTGGAAAAGAATTTGAAATGCTTGATGGTTATTCCTTCTCAGCAGATCAAGAAGGATTAGACGAAGCCTACAATAATCAAGCAAAGGCTTACCGGAACATTTTTGATCGGATTGGCTTAAACTATAAAGTTATTCTCGCTGATTCGGGAACAATGGGTGGTAAGAACTCACAAGAATTCTCTGCACCAGCTGAAGTAGGGGAAGACATAATCGCTTATACTGATGGAGATTACGCTGCCAATATTGAGAAAGCTGAAAGTAAATTTACTGGTGTACAACAAACAGCTGCTCCTGCACCAATTGAGAAAAAAGCTACTCCGGGTGCTCATACGGTAGATGAAGCTGCAGAAAGTTTAGATCTTGATCCTAATCAAGTTATCAAATCAATGCTTTACATTGCTAAAATGAGTGAAGATGAATACCAACCGGTCTTAGTATTAATGCGTGGCGACGATGAAGTTAATGAAGCAAAGGTAACGAATGCTCTTGATTGTGAAGAACTTGAATTAGCTACAGAAGAAGATGCCGAAAAGTACCTTAATGCTCATCCTGGATCATTAGGACCTGTAGGAGTAGGCGAAGAAGTAAAAATTCTTGCTGATAATTATGTTAAGGTTTTAGTTAACATGGCATGTGGTGCTAATGAAGATGGTTACCATTATATTAATGCTAATATTGACCGTGACTTCCGCGTTGATCAATTTGGTGACTTCCGGAATGTTAAAGAAGGCGAGATTGCTCCTGATGGTAAACCACTTAAATTTACTCCCGGAATTGAAATTGGTCATATCTTTAAGTTAGGTACTCATTACTCAAGCAAACTTGGTGCCCAAGTTCTTGATAGCAATGGTCGTTTGACAGACGTAATCATGGGAAGTTACGGTATTGGTGTAACCCGTCTATTGTCAGCTGTTGCAGAACAAAATGCTGATGAAAATGGTCTTGTCTGGCCTAATAGTATTGCTCCATTTGATGTTCATGTAATTCCAGTTAATGCGAAGAAAGAAGATCAAATGGCAATGGCTGATAAGATCGATCAACAATTAACTGAAGCTGGTTATGAGGTATTAGTAGATGACCGAAAAGAACGAGCAGGGGTTAAATTTGCTGATTCAGACTTGATTGGTATTCCAATTCGGGTTACTGTTGGTAAGAAAGCTCAAGATGGTATTGTTGAAATTAAGATCCGTAAAACTGGTGAAACTGTTGAAGTTAAACAGGAAGAGCTAGTAAATACGGTGGGAATTTTACTAAAGCAATTGAACGAAGAAAAAAACAAATAA
- the rseP gene encoding RIP metalloprotease RseP has product MIITIITFIIVFGILVLVHEYGHYYFAKRAGILVREFSIGMGPKIWWKRKNGTTYTIRILPLGGYVRLAGADDEDQDELKPGTPLTIQLNDQDKVISINASDKTTLFQGIPLQLVACDLEDGLWIKGYVNGDEDQLKVYSVDHDAMIIERDGTEVQIAPRDVQFRSASLPARMMTNFAGPMNNFILSLVVFIILGFTLTGVPTNSNQLGQVNAGSVAAKAGLKANDRIVKVNNQKINNWTDLSTNISNKPNKTVSVTYERGNKTYHTKLTPKAVERGHQKVGQIGIVEKQERSLAARLKFGWQQFIQAGTLIFSVLGHMVTHGFSLNDLGGPVAIYAGTSQATSLGINGVLNFLALLSINLGIVNLLPIPALDGGKLLLNIVEAIIRRPIPEKAEGIITMIGFLILLTLMVLVTWNDIQRYFIR; this is encoded by the coding sequence TTGATAATAACAATTATTACATTTATTATTGTTTTTGGAATCCTTGTCCTTGTTCATGAATATGGTCATTATTATTTTGCTAAACGAGCAGGAATTCTGGTTCGTGAATTTTCAATAGGAATGGGGCCAAAAATTTGGTGGAAACGAAAAAATGGTACTACCTATACTATTCGAATTTTGCCCCTCGGTGGTTATGTTCGTTTAGCTGGTGCTGATGATGAGGACCAAGATGAGTTAAAGCCAGGTACCCCTCTAACGATTCAACTAAATGATCAAGATAAAGTTATTAGTATTAATGCTAGTGATAAAACAACCTTATTTCAGGGGATCCCCCTTCAATTAGTTGCTTGTGATTTAGAAGATGGCTTATGGATAAAAGGATATGTCAATGGGGACGAAGATCAGCTGAAGGTATATAGTGTTGACCATGATGCAATGATTATTGAACGAGACGGAACCGAGGTACAGATTGCTCCACGTGATGTGCAATTTCGTTCAGCAAGTCTGCCTGCACGGATGATGACTAATTTTGCTGGTCCAATGAATAATTTCATTTTGTCCTTAGTAGTATTTATCATTCTTGGTTTTACCTTAACGGGCGTACCAACTAATAGCAATCAGTTAGGGCAAGTGAATGCCGGTTCCGTAGCTGCCAAAGCGGGCTTAAAAGCAAATGATCGGATTGTTAAGGTTAACAACCAAAAAATAAATAATTGGACTGACCTTTCAACTAATATTTCAAATAAGCCTAACAAGACAGTATCAGTAACGTATGAGCGTGGTAATAAGACATATCATACTAAGCTAACACCAAAAGCAGTTGAGCGAGGGCATCAGAAAGTTGGCCAAATTGGAATTGTTGAAAAGCAAGAGAGAAGTTTAGCTGCTCGATTAAAGTTTGGTTGGCAACAATTTATCCAAGCGGGAACATTAATCTTTAGTGTTCTTGGTCATATGGTTACCCATGGATTTAGCTTAAATGACCTTGGTGGACCGGTAGCAATTTATGCTGGGACATCACAAGCCACCTCATTGGGAATCAATGGAGTTTTAAATTTCTTAGCCCTCTTATCAATTAATTTAGGAATTGTTAACTTATTACCAATTCCAGCATTAGATGGTGGGAAATTATTATTGAATATTGTTGAAGCGATCATTCGGCGACCAATTCCTGAAAAAGCTGAGGGAATTATCACAATGATTGGTTTTCTAATCTTACTAACACTTATGGTTCTAGTAACATGGAACGATATTCAAAGATATTTTATTCGGTAA
- a CDS encoding isoprenyl transferase gives MERIPNHIAIIMDGNGRWAQKRHLPRVAGHKQGMQTVKKITIAASELGVKVLSLYAFSTENWKRPSSEVSYLMQLPVRFFSTFVPDLVKHNVKVTVMGDITQLPEATQKAVKDAMADTAHCTGMILNFALNYGSRDEITQAAKEIAEDVQNGNLALADIDEASFGKYLMSAQLGQFADPDLLIRTSGEERISNFMLWQIAYSELEFVPEHWPDFDEDSLRSAIIAYQGRHRRFGGLKNQ, from the coding sequence ATGGAACGTATTCCTAACCATATTGCAATTATTATGGACGGTAATGGTAGGTGGGCGCAGAAACGACACCTTCCACGGGTTGCTGGTCATAAGCAAGGAATGCAAACAGTAAAAAAGATTACAATTGCTGCCAGTGAATTAGGGGTAAAAGTCTTATCATTATATGCTTTTTCAACCGAAAACTGGAAACGTCCTTCTTCAGAGGTAAGTTATTTAATGCAGTTGCCTGTCCGCTTCTTCTCAACATTTGTTCCAGATCTTGTCAAACATAATGTTAAGGTGACAGTGATGGGAGATATTACGCAACTGCCTGAAGCTACGCAAAAAGCTGTTAAAGATGCAATGGCTGATACAGCCCATTGTACGGGGATGATTCTCAATTTTGCTTTGAATTATGGGAGTCGAGATGAGATCACTCAAGCTGCTAAAGAGATTGCAGAAGACGTTCAAAATGGGAACTTGGCACTTGCGGATATTGATGAAGCTTCGTTTGGTAAGTACTTGATGTCAGCACAACTGGGTCAATTTGCAGATCCTGACCTGCTAATCAGAACAAGTGGCGAAGAGCGGATTAGTAACTTTATGCTGTGGCAAATTGCTTATAGTGAATTGGAGTTTGTTCCAGAACACTGGCCAGACTTTGATGAAGATTCATTACGGTCAGCAATAATTGCCTATCAAGGACGTCATCGGCGGTTCGGTGGACTAAAAAATCAATAA